The Thermoplasmata archaeon genome window below encodes:
- a CDS encoding archaeosine biosynthesis radical SAM protein RaSEA, with the protein MSARSIARSVADERRPAPAEPDAARRFVNQWVEAEALGREEVRAFVLILKTRGCYWADVKGCSMCGYAKDTLGRSATPDELAHQLQAAIDRYRGEPYVKVYTSGSFLDDREVDPESRRSILGAFAGRARRFLFETLPEFTTPEVLAPLSEVFPGEIEVALGLESANADVLSRLINKGSSPEEYFAAGDRVRAAGMQAKAYLLLKPPYLGEDEAIADVVASVAAAQAHFDALSINPVHIQNGTVVEWLYHRRRYRPPWLWSVVESMIEGAARRGSSRLVSFPTAGGLARGPHNCGRCDRRVLAAIQRASLTQEFEPLRELECGCRANWETVRSLEPVGVEA; encoded by the coding sequence GTGAGCGCGCGATCGATCGCCCGCTCGGTCGCCGACGAGCGACGCCCGGCGCCGGCCGAGCCCGACGCTGCCCGCCGGTTCGTCAACCAATGGGTGGAGGCCGAGGCCCTCGGCCGTGAGGAGGTCCGCGCGTTCGTGCTGATCCTGAAGACGCGCGGCTGCTACTGGGCCGACGTCAAGGGCTGCTCGATGTGCGGCTACGCAAAGGATACGCTCGGCCGCTCGGCCACGCCCGACGAGCTCGCGCACCAGCTCCAAGCTGCGATCGACCGATACCGAGGCGAGCCGTACGTCAAGGTGTACACCTCGGGAAGCTTCCTCGATGACCGCGAGGTCGACCCCGAGAGCCGACGGAGCATCCTGGGCGCGTTCGCCGGCAGAGCCCGTCGCTTCCTGTTCGAGACGCTCCCGGAGTTCACGACCCCGGAGGTCCTCGCCCCTCTCTCCGAGGTCTTCCCCGGGGAGATCGAGGTGGCCCTCGGCCTGGAGAGCGCCAACGCGGACGTGCTCTCCCGGCTCATCAACAAGGGCTCGTCGCCCGAGGAGTACTTCGCCGCGGGGGACCGGGTGCGAGCCGCGGGGATGCAGGCGAAGGCGTACCTGCTCCTCAAGCCCCCGTACCTCGGAGAGGACGAGGCCATCGCCGACGTGGTCGCATCGGTCGCGGCCGCCCAGGCCCACTTCGATGCCCTGTCCATCAATCCGGTCCACATCCAGAACGGCACCGTGGTCGAGTGGCTCTACCATCGCCGGCGCTACCGGCCGCCGTGGCTGTGGAGCGTGGTCGAGTCGATGATCGAGGGGGCGGCTCGGCGCGGTTCGTCTCGTCTCGTCTCCTTCCCGACGGCGGGCGGTCTCGCGCGCGGGCCGCACAACTGCGGTCGATGCGATCGACGGGTCCTCGCCGCGATCCAACGCGCCTCGCTCACCCAGGAGTTCGAGCCTTTGCGAGAGCTCGAGTGCGGCTGCCGGGCGAACTGGGAGACCGTGCGCTCCCTCGAGCCGGTAGGGGTCGAGGCGTGA
- a CDS encoding DUF120 domain-containing protein — protein sequence MSAGTPSSDRERSRLRSKGEELAVLKQLGLAGADRAPLELTSREVGERIGASQQAADRYLVALEKRGYLTRTLVGRRPKLALTSAGIDALRAEYHIYHRIFDGPARISFRGTVTSGLGEGRYYLSQPGYAQQFPSRLGYGPFPGTLNVRIEAGTRRQIGLVRHWAGIRIDGFQAGDRTFGGATCYVARLNDHPCHLIRPDRTHYEDVVEFVAPESLRETLHLTDAMDVGVEVEES from the coding sequence GTGAGCGCAGGGACCCCCTCGAGTGATCGGGAGCGCTCTCGTCTCCGTTCGAAGGGAGAGGAGCTCGCCGTCCTCAAGCAGCTCGGGCTCGCGGGCGCCGACCGCGCCCCCCTCGAATTGACCTCGCGCGAGGTCGGCGAGAGGATCGGAGCGAGCCAGCAGGCCGCCGACCGCTACCTCGTCGCGTTGGAGAAGCGCGGCTACCTCACCCGGACCCTGGTGGGGCGACGCCCGAAGCTCGCGCTGACGTCCGCAGGGATCGACGCCCTGCGTGCGGAGTACCACATCTACCACCGCATCTTCGATGGCCCGGCCCGGATCTCCTTCCGGGGAACAGTCACCTCCGGTCTCGGGGAGGGCCGCTACTACCTCTCCCAGCCGGGATACGCCCAGCAGTTTCCCTCCCGCCTCGGGTACGGTCCGTTTCCCGGCACGCTCAACGTTCGGATCGAAGCCGGGACCCGTCGCCAGATTGGGCTCGTGCGCCACTGGGCGGGGATCCGGATCGATGGGTTCCAGGCCGGCGACCGGACGTTCGGGGGCGCGACCTGCTACGTGGCGCGGCTCAACGACCACCCCTGTCATCTCATCCGGCCGGATCGGACCCACTACGAGGATGTCGTCGAATTCGTCGCCCCCGAATCGCTCCGGGAGACGTTGCATCTGACGGATGCGATGGACGTCGGCGTCGAGGTCGAGGAGTCGTGA
- a CDS encoding LSm family protein: MATGPAQVLEQALHQRVSLVLKDGRTISGELLGMDEHLNLVLDHSEETTAERTRRLGRLIVRGSSVTSLFAPGRMPAKAP; encoded by the coding sequence ATGGCGACCGGTCCGGCCCAAGTCCTGGAGCAGGCGCTCCATCAGCGCGTCTCGCTCGTCCTGAAGGACGGGCGCACCATCTCGGGCGAGCTGCTCGGCATGGACGAGCACCTCAATCTCGTCCTGGACCACTCCGAGGAGACGACGGCGGAGCGGACGCGTCGTCTCGGTCGCCTGATCGTTCGTGGCTCTAGTGTGACGAGCCTTTTCGCGCCGGGACGGATGCCGGCGAAAGCACCGTGA
- a CDS encoding citrate/2-methylcitrate synthase, whose protein sequence is MAESVTTAKGLAGVVVGSSRISDVGGETGTLVYRGFNVRELVPGTPYESIVHLLLFGDPPSEDPSRRISEALAAARTLPPALAEAADALPAGKPPLEAMRTLLSMMGDGTYGYPPTLEQGYELIARLPVLLTRYLRRSRGEDPIDSRPGLGQVANYLAMLHGTDPDPAHVRALTGYFDLLADHGMNPSTFALTIGISTQTDLISAATAALSVLKGPLHGGAPSLVVQMLDAVGTADRAETYVAEQLEHRRLLYGFGHRVYKVEDPRAVLLHQLARDVADPARVHLAEAVERCALEALHRARPGARIYTNVEYYSAVVLEAVGIPRDCMTPTFALARTAGWVAHALEQAADNRVIRPDVRYEGPGSGRTWPRPRGAGEP, encoded by the coding sequence ATGGCCGAGAGCGTCACGACGGCGAAGGGGCTCGCCGGGGTCGTCGTCGGCTCGAGTCGGATCAGCGACGTCGGAGGCGAAACGGGGACGCTCGTCTACCGCGGCTTCAACGTACGCGAACTCGTGCCCGGAACGCCGTACGAATCCATCGTCCATCTGCTCCTGTTCGGAGATCCGCCTTCGGAGGACCCCTCCCGACGAATCTCGGAAGCGCTCGCGGCGGCCCGCACCCTGCCCCCGGCGCTCGCCGAGGCGGCGGACGCGCTCCCGGCCGGGAAGCCCCCTCTGGAAGCGATGCGGACCCTCCTGTCGATGATGGGAGATGGCACGTACGGGTACCCCCCGACGCTCGAGCAGGGGTACGAGCTCATCGCGCGGCTTCCCGTGCTGCTCACTCGATATCTACGCCGCTCGCGGGGCGAGGACCCGATCGATTCTCGGCCCGGCCTCGGTCAGGTGGCGAACTACCTCGCCATGCTGCATGGGACGGATCCGGATCCCGCCCACGTCCGAGCTCTGACAGGCTACTTCGATCTCCTCGCGGACCATGGAATGAACCCGTCGACGTTCGCCCTCACGATCGGGATATCGACCCAGACCGACCTCATCAGCGCGGCGACCGCCGCGCTCTCGGTGCTCAAGGGCCCGTTGCACGGAGGCGCTCCCAGCCTCGTCGTCCAGATGCTGGACGCCGTGGGCACCGCGGACCGCGCGGAGACCTACGTCGCAGAGCAACTCGAGCACCGTCGTCTCCTCTACGGGTTCGGCCACCGCGTGTACAAGGTCGAGGATCCTCGGGCGGTCCTGCTGCACCAACTCGCTCGGGACGTCGCCGATCCCGCGCGCGTCCATCTCGCCGAGGCGGTAGAGCGCTGCGCGCTCGAGGCGCTCCACCGGGCGCGGCCGGGGGCCCGGATCTACACGAACGTGGAGTACTACAGCGCGGTCGTGCTCGAGGCGGTGGGGATCCCGCGCGATTGCATGACCCCGACCTTCGCGCTCGCCCGAACGGCAGGCTGGGTCGCCCACGCGCTCGAGCAAGCCGCAGACAACCGGGTGATCCGTCCCGACGTTCGCTACGAGGGACCCGGGAGCGGACGGACCTGGCCGCGCCCGCGCGGCGCGGGCGAGCCATAG